In the Paenibacillus pabuli genome, one interval contains:
- a CDS encoding penicillin-binding transpeptidase domain-containing protein, giving the protein MKKSKRKIIYGLLPLLFAGGIGAYLYMQSSKAEEAKPEATVDQYIQHLQKQEFDQLYTLMTPASLDESGMNREQFVEKYNAIYSGMEVSAVKAEVKPKVTDTAESGGASENQDKGEQNTGKSDQNPDDYEVDYHLQLTTFLGEVNETQTLKLVRQETEDGTKVWRINWQPSMILSDMIKGSKVRVRTLLPERGDIVDRDGLPLATKGTVNEWGIVPEKLGDNPDAMIAQIAKHYKVSEDVINNALSQKWVKPEYFVPIGSTEDYNIPEQLSGVKLQSKEIRYYPLGASAAHLIGYVRKVTQEDLEKDTEGYYHAEDWIGRAGLEQSMEKQLRGERGGVIEITDEAGKVLSELIRKDAANGQKVQLTISAETQSELYKALSSDGDAGAAVLMNPVDGHLLALASAPAYNPNKMVTGLTQAEWDAYSADERLPFINRFTNRYAPGSTFKAITAAAGLMEKVTTADKTHEISGLQWRKDESWGGYYVKRVKSLTPVNMVDALVYSDNIYFAQEALEMGSKRFIEGIQKFGFGDNFGLDELYLKPSQYANEANLDLASEVLLADTSYGQGEMLMSPIHLASSFTPFINEGKMVKPVLIQGKETSEPEVIITPEAANTVKDALVQVVSRSGGTAHSLNSLSGELAAKTGTAELKAKKGENGLENGFVVVFDTQSPSFLISAVIEGVNGRGGSHYVVDKLKPFLEKLESTL; this is encoded by the coding sequence ATGAAAAAATCAAAACGAAAAATCATATATGGCTTGCTCCCCCTTCTGTTTGCTGGCGGAATAGGAGCGTATTTATACATGCAAAGCAGCAAGGCAGAGGAAGCGAAACCGGAGGCAACCGTAGACCAATACATACAGCATCTGCAGAAGCAGGAATTTGATCAGCTATATACATTAATGACGCCAGCGTCGCTGGATGAGTCCGGGATGAACCGGGAACAGTTTGTAGAGAAGTACAATGCCATCTATTCGGGAATGGAGGTCTCAGCCGTTAAGGCGGAAGTGAAGCCCAAGGTAACGGACACAGCGGAAAGTGGCGGTGCATCAGAGAATCAGGACAAAGGGGAGCAGAACACGGGCAAATCGGATCAGAATCCGGATGACTATGAAGTGGATTATCACTTGCAGCTAACAACCTTCCTTGGGGAAGTAAACGAGACACAGACACTCAAGCTTGTCCGGCAGGAAACCGAGGACGGCACGAAAGTGTGGCGGATTAACTGGCAGCCTTCCATGATCCTGAGCGACATGATTAAAGGAAGCAAAGTCAGGGTGAGGACACTCTTGCCGGAACGCGGTGATATCGTGGACCGGGACGGTTTGCCTCTTGCTACCAAGGGAACGGTGAACGAGTGGGGCATCGTGCCGGAGAAGCTGGGTGACAACCCGGATGCGATGATTGCCCAGATCGCCAAGCATTACAAGGTGTCCGAGGATGTGATTAACAACGCCCTGTCCCAAAAGTGGGTGAAGCCGGAGTATTTTGTCCCCATCGGTTCAACTGAGGATTACAATATTCCTGAACAATTAAGTGGGGTGAAGCTGCAGTCCAAGGAAATCCGCTATTATCCGCTTGGTGCATCGGCTGCGCATCTGATTGGTTATGTGCGTAAGGTCACTCAGGAAGATCTGGAGAAGGATACGGAAGGATATTACCATGCCGAGGATTGGATCGGAAGAGCCGGACTGGAGCAGTCCATGGAGAAGCAGCTCCGCGGCGAGCGCGGGGGCGTAATCGAAATCACGGACGAAGCAGGCAAAGTCCTCTCGGAGCTTATTCGCAAAGACGCGGCAAACGGACAAAAGGTGCAGTTGACCATCAGCGCGGAAACACAGTCGGAGCTGTATAAGGCGTTATCGAGTGACGGAGATGCCGGAGCGGCCGTGCTTATGAATCCGGTCGATGGGCACCTGCTCGCCCTGGCCAGTGCACCCGCCTACAATCCGAACAAAATGGTCACAGGACTCACTCAGGCGGAGTGGGACGCGTATTCAGCAGATGAACGGCTTCCTTTTATCAATCGATTCACCAATCGATATGCACCAGGTTCAACCTTCAAAGCAATTACGGCGGCAGCGGGATTAATGGAAAAGGTCACAACGGCGGATAAAACCCATGAGATCTCCGGTCTGCAATGGCGCAAGGATGAGAGTTGGGGCGGATATTATGTCAAGCGGGTGAAAAGTTTAACTCCGGTAAATATGGTTGATGCACTGGTCTATTCGGATAATATTTACTTTGCCCAAGAGGCGCTGGAGATGGGCAGCAAACGGTTTATTGAAGGAATCCAGAAGTTTGGTTTTGGAGATAACTTCGGTCTGGATGAGTTGTACTTAAAGCCGAGCCAGTATGCGAATGAAGCGAACCTGGATTTGGCTTCCGAAGTATTGCTTGCCGACACGTCCTATGGACAGGGAGAAATGCTGATGTCGCCGATTCATCTGGCGTCGTCCTTCACTCCTTTTATTAATGAAGGAAAAATGGTGAAGCCTGTTCTGATTCAAGGAAAAGAAACCTCCGAACCCGAGGTGATAATTACCCCTGAGGCAGCGAACACGGTCAAGGATGCTTTGGTTCAGGTGGTGTCTCGTTCGGGAGGAACGGCTCATTCATTAAACTCGCTTTCAGGAGAGCTTGCGGCCAAGACCGGAACGGCTGAGCTGAAGGCGAAGAAGGGCGAAAATGGCCTGGAGAACGGATTCGTTGTCGTGTTTGACACGCAATCCCCCAGCTTCCTGATCTCGGCGGTTATCGAAGGCGTGAATGGCCGGGGCGGCAGTCACTATGTGGTGGATAAGCTCAAGCCTTTCCTGGAAAAGCTGGAATCGACTCTGTAA
- a CDS encoding glycoside hydrolase family 1 protein, producing the protein MKHTQLKPFPKDFFWGGSTSAYQIEGAWNEDGKGPSVIDMGNHVEGVTDFKVTSNHYHMYKEDVALLAEMGFKAYRFSIAWTRIYPQGAGEVNPKGLAFYDSLINELIKYGIEPIVTMYHFDLPYALEEQGGWSNRATIDAFEQYAKTLYENYGDRVKYWLTINEQNMLILHPGSLGTLDTTMVDPQKTLYQQNHHMLVAQAKAMVLCHEMLPAAKIGPAPNIGVIYPASSRPEDTLAADNYAAIRNWLYLDMAVYGRYNHIAWSYLEEKGYTPVIEDGDMDILAQGNPDFIAFNYYTSQTVGESLNDGNDFSHTGDQHEIVGEPGAYRGSVNPNLQKTEFGWEIDPVGFRSTLRQIYSRYNLPLIVTENGLGAFDKLEEGDVVNDPYRIEFFNKHIEQIQLAITDGVDVFGFCPWSAIDLVSTHQGSSKRYGFIYVDREEFDIKELKRIRKQSFYWYQKLIETNGEIR; encoded by the coding sequence ATGAAGCATACTCAACTCAAACCATTTCCCAAAGACTTCTTCTGGGGAGGTTCAACCTCAGCCTATCAAATCGAAGGAGCCTGGAATGAAGATGGTAAAGGTCCATCCGTTATTGACATGGGAAACCATGTGGAAGGCGTAACCGACTTCAAAGTGACCAGCAATCACTATCACATGTATAAGGAAGATGTGGCCCTGCTTGCGGAGATGGGTTTCAAAGCCTATCGCTTCTCCATCGCCTGGACAAGGATCTATCCGCAAGGTGCTGGCGAAGTTAATCCCAAAGGTCTTGCATTCTATGACTCCTTAATTAATGAACTGATCAAATATGGTATTGAACCGATTGTGACCATGTATCACTTTGATCTTCCTTATGCGCTGGAAGAGCAAGGCGGCTGGTCCAATCGGGCAACGATCGATGCCTTTGAACAATACGCCAAAACCCTGTACGAGAATTACGGGGATCGGGTCAAGTATTGGCTGACCATTAATGAACAAAATATGCTCATCCTGCATCCTGGCTCTTTGGGCACATTGGATACCACGATGGTTGATCCGCAAAAAACACTGTATCAGCAAAACCATCACATGCTGGTTGCTCAAGCCAAAGCAATGGTCCTCTGCCATGAGATGCTGCCAGCTGCCAAGATCGGTCCGGCTCCCAATATTGGCGTGATCTATCCGGCAAGCTCCAGACCGGAGGATACCCTCGCAGCCGATAACTATGCAGCAATTCGCAACTGGCTCTATCTCGATATGGCCGTATACGGTCGCTACAACCACATTGCCTGGAGTTATCTTGAAGAGAAAGGGTACACTCCAGTCATTGAAGACGGGGACATGGATATTCTGGCTCAGGGAAACCCTGATTTTATCGCTTTTAATTACTATACTTCGCAGACCGTTGGTGAAAGTCTGAATGATGGCAATGATTTCTCCCACACAGGGGATCAGCACGAAATTGTGGGCGAACCTGGTGCATATCGGGGATCTGTGAATCCGAATCTGCAGAAGACCGAATTTGGATGGGAGATTGATCCGGTGGGCTTCCGGTCGACTCTTCGTCAGATCTATTCCCGTTACAACCTGCCACTGATCGTTACGGAGAATGGTCTTGGCGCTTTTGATAAGCTGGAAGAAGGCGACGTGGTCAACGACCCTTACCGCATTGAATTTTTCAATAAACACATTGAACAGATTCAACTGGCCATCACGGATGGTGTGGATGTATTTGGTTTCTGTCCTTGGTCTGCGATCGATCTGGTGAGTACACATCAAGGGTCCAGCAAACGTTATGGATTTATCTATGTGGACCGCGAGGAATTTGATATTAAGGAGTTAAAACGTATCCGCAAACAGAGCTTCTATTGGTATCAAAAGCTGATTGAAACAAACGGTGAAATCCGTTAA
- a CDS encoding glycosyltransferase: MNYLSTRNKILVTATVIMSCIYVIWRTFFTIPFGHGPLAVTAGLALLIVELIGMFELAVHFYNMTRLEYPELPVVDEALYPDVDVFIATYNEPTSLLFKTINGCLNMDYPDRSKVHIHLCDDSNRPEMRELAAHLGINYLTRTEHKHAKAGNLNNAMKHTSSPLIVTFDADMIPKHDFLTSCVPYFLTGEKIGFVQTPQSFYNPDQFQYNLYSENRIPNEQDYFYRDVQVGRNKSNSVIYGGTNTVLSRQALEDVGGFYTGSITEDFATGIEMQSKGYRCFATNKVLASGLAPGDLKSLIKQRQRWARGCIQTGKKMNLLFKKGLSFAQKLNYISSITYWYSGLKRLLYIMSPILFAVFGILVVKCTILEILIFWLPMYLLTNTCLRMLSGNIRTTKWTNVYETILFPSLLPAVILETLGITMNKFVVTRKDGAQNDDRNYQIKQMIPHLILAVLSIIGIVNCIHWTFSQGTIGFLVVLYWLLINFYNIMMSIFFLAGRKVFRNHERSLASVDCTITTEGETISCLTHDLSEGGISVMLDMPKYIPSDMEVGIKLVNDRYASEFTGKVAHVASIGDRWKYAFIVKKITEEQQRQLLHIIYDREPTLPQKLDKDISTFEDIRLNFVRRGQSEFMSNRKLARIAVNRTVDTPTHGAVTLLDFNYEYVLLETSRQELSYEIHLPISDDLTLECVWVQSLRNKRGNLYRVTNIQDIARNHQMHNLEALFTQWNREQRQTGRPNVISKDKSVSNDELNEMAYL; encoded by the coding sequence TTGAATTATTTAAGTACACGCAACAAGATTCTGGTCACAGCTACGGTGATCATGTCTTGTATTTACGTCATTTGGCGTACGTTCTTCACCATTCCTTTCGGCCATGGCCCTCTCGCCGTGACCGCTGGTCTTGCCCTCCTTATTGTCGAACTCATCGGCATGTTCGAACTGGCCGTCCACTTTTACAATATGACCCGGCTTGAATACCCTGAGCTTCCCGTAGTAGATGAGGCGTTATATCCGGATGTGGATGTCTTTATTGCGACCTACAATGAACCCACTTCCCTTCTCTTCAAAACGATTAACGGCTGCCTCAATATGGATTATCCGGACCGTTCCAAAGTACATATCCATCTGTGTGACGATTCCAATCGTCCCGAGATGCGGGAACTTGCCGCCCATCTGGGCATCAACTACCTGACCCGGACCGAGCACAAACACGCCAAGGCTGGTAATCTCAACAACGCCATGAAACATACTTCTTCCCCCCTGATCGTCACCTTTGATGCCGACATGATTCCGAAGCATGATTTTCTGACGTCCTGTGTGCCGTATTTTCTGACAGGAGAAAAGATCGGTTTCGTGCAGACACCGCAAAGCTTCTACAATCCCGATCAATTCCAGTACAATCTGTACTCCGAGAACCGGATTCCGAATGAGCAGGATTATTTCTACCGTGACGTGCAGGTCGGACGCAACAAATCCAATTCCGTAATCTACGGCGGAACCAATACGGTGCTCTCCAGACAGGCATTGGAAGACGTAGGCGGCTTCTATACTGGTTCCATTACGGAGGATTTTGCAACAGGCATCGAGATGCAGAGCAAAGGGTACCGCTGCTTCGCAACCAATAAGGTACTGGCATCCGGGCTTGCCCCGGGCGATCTAAAGAGCCTGATCAAGCAGCGTCAGCGCTGGGCACGCGGTTGTATCCAGACAGGCAAGAAGATGAATCTGCTGTTCAAGAAAGGTTTGAGTTTTGCCCAAAAATTAAATTATATCTCTTCCATAACCTACTGGTATTCCGGGCTGAAGAGATTGCTGTATATCATGTCGCCGATTCTGTTTGCCGTCTTCGGCATTCTTGTTGTGAAGTGCACAATACTTGAAATTTTAATATTTTGGCTGCCGATGTATCTCCTGACCAATACCTGTCTGCGCATGCTGTCGGGCAATATTCGAACAACCAAATGGACCAATGTCTATGAAACCATCCTGTTCCCGTCCCTGCTGCCTGCTGTCATTCTGGAGACGCTTGGCATTACGATGAACAAATTCGTCGTTACCCGCAAGGACGGTGCGCAAAATGATGATCGGAACTATCAGATAAAACAAATGATTCCCCATCTGATTCTGGCTGTCCTATCCATCATCGGTATCGTGAACTGCATTCACTGGACGTTCAGTCAGGGTACCATCGGTTTCCTGGTCGTGCTGTACTGGTTGCTGATCAACTTCTATAACATCATGATGTCCATCTTCTTCCTGGCCGGACGTAAAGTGTTCCGAAACCACGAGCGCTCACTCGCTTCTGTGGACTGCACGATTACAACCGAAGGCGAGACGATCTCCTGCTTGACTCATGATCTCTCGGAAGGCGGAATATCCGTGATGCTCGATATGCCGAAATATATCCCGAGTGATATGGAGGTCGGCATCAAGCTGGTTAACGATCGATATGCAAGTGAATTTACAGGCAAGGTCGCTCACGTTGCATCCATCGGCGATCGCTGGAAATATGCTTTTATCGTAAAGAAAATTACAGAAGAGCAGCAGCGGCAGCTGCTGCACATAATCTATGACCGCGAGCCTACGCTTCCTCAGAAGCTGGACAAGGATATCAGTACATTCGAGGACATTCGCCTGAACTTTGTGCGCCGGGGGCAGAGTGAGTTTATGTCCAACCGGAAGCTGGCACGTATTGCAGTTAACCGTACAGTGGACACGCCAACGCATGGAGCCGTTACCCTGCTAGATTTCAACTATGAATATGTTCTGCTGGAGACATCACGCCAAGAATTGAGCTATGAGATCCATCTGCCCATTAGCGACGACCTGACTCTGGAGTGTGTATGGGTACAATCCCTACGGAACAAACGAGGTAACCTGTACCGGGTGACCAACATCCAGGACATCGCCCGTAATCATCAGATGCATAACCTTGAGGCTTTGTTTACGCAGTGGAATAGGGAGCAACGGCAAACAGGTCGGCCAAATGTCATATCCAAAGACAAAAGCGTCTCGAATGATGAACTCAACGAGATGGCTTATTTATAG
- a CDS encoding TetR/AcrR family transcriptional regulator produces the protein MNKKQLQTEQTKKKLADASRALFVQKGYKATSIEDIVAATGSSKGNIYYHFKSKEGLFLYLIDEWDREWEENWASKEHLYKTSTEKVHGLMEQLVLDDMNHPLTKAADEFFTGEKKENDIEERIALMFERHIQFNRQLVQQGIENGEFKEDNVDHLALILESTIIGLSQLSRGMKPEEAVALYRQAANVFLHGISISKA, from the coding sequence ATGAACAAAAAGCAACTTCAAACCGAGCAGACCAAGAAAAAACTTGCGGATGCCTCAAGAGCTCTTTTTGTACAAAAAGGCTATAAAGCGACGTCCATTGAAGATATTGTAGCTGCGACTGGCAGCAGCAAAGGAAATATTTATTACCATTTCAAAAGCAAAGAAGGCCTGTTTCTCTATCTGATCGATGAGTGGGATCGGGAGTGGGAAGAGAACTGGGCTTCCAAGGAACATCTCTATAAGACATCCACGGAGAAGGTCCATGGACTCATGGAGCAGCTTGTTCTGGATGACATGAACCACCCGCTGACCAAGGCAGCCGATGAGTTTTTCACCGGGGAAAAGAAGGAGAACGATATTGAGGAACGCATTGCCTTGATGTTCGAGAGGCATATCCAATTCAACAGACAATTGGTTCAGCAGGGCATTGAGAACGGTGAGTTCAAGGAAGACAATGTCGATCACCTGGCGTTGATTCTGGAAAGTACCATTATCGGACTCAGCCAGTTATCTCGCGGGATGAAGCCCGAAGAGGCTGTGGCATTGTACCGCCAGGCCGCGAATGTATTTTTGCATGGAATCTCCATAAGCAAGGCTTAA
- a CDS encoding CBS domain-containing protein → MEISYFLLPKDEVAYIKSSASMKEALEQLEAQHYTAIPVIDQDGKYVATLSEGDLLWKMRSTPGLTFDNMDQVQVHEISNRVYNECVFIQAEMEDMLTLAADQNFVPVVDVDRVFLGIIRRKDIIEYYTRNISD, encoded by the coding sequence ATGGAAATCAGCTATTTTTTACTCCCCAAAGACGAAGTGGCTTATATCAAGTCCTCCGCTTCCATGAAGGAAGCACTCGAACAGCTTGAAGCACAGCATTATACCGCCATTCCCGTGATTGATCAGGACGGAAAATATGTTGCGACCCTGTCCGAAGGCGATTTGTTATGGAAAATGCGGAGCACCCCCGGACTGACATTTGATAACATGGATCAGGTTCAGGTGCATGAAATCAGCAACCGGGTATATAATGAATGCGTCTTCATCCAAGCAGAAATGGAGGATATGCTGACGCTGGCAGCGGACCAGAATTTCGTGCCTGTCGTGGACGTGGACCGCGTCTTTCTTGGCATTATCCGGCGCAAGGATATTATTGAATATTACACGCGCAATATTTCTGATTAA
- a CDS encoding MFS transporter, whose amino-acid sequence MALLTRNRGALLLLMFNIFLVFTGIGLVVPIMPAYMDLLHITGFTVGLLVAAFSFTQFLFSPVAGRWSDSFGRKKIIVGGMLIFAVSEFMFGAVNAPVLLFAARMLGGVGAAMIFPSIMAYTADITTEEERGKGMGLINAAITTGFIIGPGIGGYIADFGIRIPFYAAGVAGLLAAIITLIILPESARSTGEASKPAAGAAKAKAPGMVSQLLNSYREPYFFSLIIVFVMAFGLANYETVFSLFVDHKFGFTTKDIAFIITFGSIAGAVVQVSLIGWLLNKFGEKKVISVCLFFVAVFVLLTLFVHTYWLILVVTFIVFLGMDILRPAISTQMSKLAEEQQGFVAGLNSAYTSLGNIAGPIVAGALFDVNINYPYVSAAAVLAICFLLSLRVLKGVRPAGQAKTEM is encoded by the coding sequence ATGGCATTACTGACAAGAAACAGGGGCGCACTCCTGCTGTTGATGTTTAATATTTTTCTCGTATTTACAGGTATTGGCTTGGTCGTACCGATCATGCCTGCGTACATGGATCTGCTGCATATCACTGGGTTCACGGTTGGTTTGCTGGTCGCGGCATTTTCCTTTACCCAGTTTCTATTTTCCCCAGTAGCGGGCAGGTGGTCCGATTCATTCGGACGTAAAAAGATCATTGTCGGGGGTATGCTAATTTTTGCCGTATCGGAATTCATGTTTGGTGCGGTCAATGCCCCCGTGCTGCTCTTCGCAGCCCGGATGCTCGGCGGGGTTGGTGCAGCGATGATTTTCCCTTCCATTATGGCCTACACCGCAGATATTACGACGGAAGAAGAGCGCGGCAAGGGGATGGGATTGATTAATGCAGCCATTACGACCGGATTCATCATTGGGCCGGGGATCGGTGGATATATCGCCGATTTCGGCATTCGGATTCCATTTTATGCGGCAGGGGTTGCCGGATTGCTGGCAGCCATTATTACTCTGATTATTCTGCCGGAATCGGCACGGAGCACTGGAGAAGCAAGTAAACCCGCTGCAGGTGCGGCAAAAGCCAAAGCGCCGGGAATGGTATCCCAGCTGCTGAATTCGTACCGGGAGCCTTACTTCTTCAGCCTGATTATCGTATTCGTTATGGCGTTTGGTCTGGCTAACTATGAGACGGTATTCTCTCTGTTTGTGGATCACAAATTCGGCTTCACGACCAAAGATATTGCATTCATCATTACGTTCGGATCGATCGCGGGTGCGGTAGTGCAGGTATCCCTGATCGGGTGGCTGCTGAACAAGTTTGGGGAGAAAAAAGTCATTTCGGTATGTCTGTTCTTCGTGGCGGTTTTTGTACTGCTGACCCTGTTTGTGCATACGTACTGGCTCATTCTGGTGGTCACCTTTATCGTATTCCTGGGTATGGATATTTTGCGTCCTGCCATCAGCACGCAGATGTCCAAACTGGCAGAGGAACAGCAAGGTTTCGTGGCTGGATTGAACTCCGCCTACACAAGCTTGGGCAATATCGCAGGTCCGATTGTGGCTGGGGCCTTGTTTGATGTGAATATTAACTATCCGTATGTTTCAGCTGCTGCTGTTCTGGCAATCTGTTTCCTGTTATCTCTCCGGGTTCTCAAAGGGGTTAGACCAGCAGGGCAAGCGAAGACGGAGATGTAA
- a CDS encoding FxLYD domain-containing protein codes for MYCHVCGTKSSPGDSTCRKCRTKLLDPSSTEEQIWAETAVGLETGTGDTDQSLSRQQQPAPQQNHKGPGRAFSWIIPLLLAAVMGALLTYYYNQESRVNAEVQLLHEQAEKAALNGEYAEALQLLDTAIAKRPNYDALMQDRQITAKASNLMNQLDEAAVSLKTGKLSAGDKTIQAVAKELKEREEPVFGKVRAALNNRKVTLSVLKVKKEIDGLTTVEALAEKLDTVSKLKGNEAQAVQKQIIDKLTGISYKQAEQQVKKKDFTAALQTVDQGLSYAPEDDKLTAYRERVLSEKKAFEKAEAERIQLAEQQAAEEDLRNRTAAVSVVNVEATLDNYGDLYISGSIVNNATRPISSVTIMVDIYGTDDTYLGQTYVDVYPSWLEVGEEGFFETYYYGVYEEAQVSVVNATWYLE; via the coding sequence GTGTATTGTCACGTATGTGGGACCAAAAGCAGTCCGGGGGATAGCACGTGCAGAAAGTGTAGAACGAAATTATTAGATCCAAGCTCTACAGAGGAGCAGATTTGGGCCGAAACGGCAGTGGGTCTGGAGACCGGAACGGGAGACACCGATCAATCGTTATCGAGACAGCAGCAGCCTGCACCCCAGCAGAACCATAAAGGTCCGGGGCGAGCATTCAGCTGGATTATCCCGCTGCTGCTGGCAGCGGTGATGGGAGCCCTGCTGACGTATTATTACAACCAGGAAAGCCGTGTGAATGCAGAGGTACAATTGCTTCATGAACAAGCGGAAAAGGCAGCGCTGAACGGGGAATATGCAGAAGCTCTGCAGCTGCTGGACACAGCCATCGCCAAACGCCCAAACTACGATGCGCTGATGCAGGATCGCCAGATTACGGCGAAAGCGTCCAATCTGATGAATCAATTAGATGAAGCAGCTGTGAGTTTGAAGACAGGCAAACTGTCCGCAGGGGATAAAACCATTCAGGCGGTAGCCAAAGAACTGAAGGAGCGGGAGGAACCCGTTTTTGGCAAGGTACGTGCTGCATTGAACAACAGAAAGGTTACACTTTCCGTACTGAAGGTGAAGAAGGAAATCGATGGTTTGACCACCGTAGAGGCCCTTGCGGAGAAGCTGGATACGGTGTCGAAACTGAAAGGCAATGAAGCCCAGGCTGTGCAGAAGCAAATTATCGACAAGTTGACGGGAATTAGTTATAAGCAAGCGGAACAGCAAGTGAAGAAAAAGGATTTTACTGCCGCCCTGCAGACCGTCGATCAAGGACTGTCCTATGCACCGGAGGATGACAAACTGACCGCGTACCGTGAGCGGGTGCTGAGTGAGAAAAAGGCGTTTGAGAAAGCGGAAGCTGAGCGAATTCAGTTGGCTGAGCAGCAGGCTGCGGAAGAAGATTTGAGAAATCGTACGGCAGCCGTTAGCGTCGTAAATGTGGAAGCAACACTCGATAACTATGGTGATCTGTATATCAGTGGTTCAATCGTGAACAATGCGACGAGGCCGATCTCCTCCGTTACAATTATGGTCGATATCTATGGAACAGACGACACCTATCTGGGGCAGACCTATGTCGATGTGTATCCAAGCTGGCTGGAAGTGGGCGAAGAAGGTTTTTTTGAAACCTACTATTATGGTGTGTATGAGGAAGCGCAAGTCTCTGTTGTGAATGCAACGTGGTATCTGGAATAG
- a CDS encoding S1C family serine protease, translated as MAKRTWSTIISCAIIIGAGAGGVFWIHQHSENQLQGGPKLAVVAAQEAETTAAKTAPDPKVKKTRKQIIEESQKKVVTIESSGGLGSGFLYNDKGDVITNAHVVEGSKEVTVRTLNHEEYQGTVIGIGEETDVAVVRVPDLQKHTPLTIAKSKAETGDEVLALGSPLGLENTVTTGIISGVGRSFEIPPYIYSNLYQISAPITHGNSGGPLIHAETGEVLGINSAVVEQEGGIGFSIPITSVLKQVQAWSEKPNATTVVQTNGGSNTTSSGTSAEAEGLVTDFYLSLNQSDYVTAYALLGSEWQSGTSYAKFREGYLNTSYVTISGISSSGNGNDEMNVTATITADERGDGEYVTTKYKVTYQVGYENGQLKILHGQGKKIK; from the coding sequence ATGGCCAAACGAACATGGAGTACGATCATATCCTGTGCCATCATTATTGGTGCCGGAGCAGGAGGCGTGTTCTGGATACATCAGCACTCGGAGAATCAGCTGCAGGGCGGGCCCAAACTGGCTGTCGTCGCAGCGCAGGAAGCGGAAACGACGGCAGCCAAGACAGCTCCAGATCCCAAAGTGAAGAAGACGCGCAAACAGATTATTGAAGAAAGCCAGAAGAAAGTGGTCACGATTGAGAGCAGCGGCGGGCTGGGCTCGGGCTTTCTCTATAATGACAAAGGTGACGTCATAACCAATGCTCATGTGGTGGAAGGATCCAAAGAGGTAACGGTCCGCACACTTAATCATGAGGAATATCAAGGGACGGTAATTGGTATCGGGGAAGAGACGGATGTGGCTGTCGTCAGAGTGCCGGATCTACAGAAGCATACACCGCTAACCATCGCCAAATCCAAAGCCGAGACCGGAGACGAGGTATTGGCACTGGGCAGTCCGCTGGGGCTGGAAAATACGGTGACCACAGGCATTATTAGCGGTGTTGGCCGCAGCTTCGAGATTCCGCCTTACATTTACAGTAATCTGTATCAGATCTCGGCTCCCATTACCCATGGCAACAGCGGGGGACCATTGATCCATGCGGAGACAGGCGAAGTACTCGGCATTAATTCGGCTGTCGTGGAGCAGGAGGGCGGCATTGGTTTCAGCATTCCGATTACCAGTGTATTGAAGCAGGTGCAGGCATGGTCCGAGAAACCAAATGCGACAACGGTGGTGCAGACGAACGGTGGAAGTAACACCACATCATCCGGAACCTCTGCCGAAGCAGAGGGATTGGTGACCGATTTCTATCTGAGTCTGAACCAGAGTGATTATGTTACTGCTTATGCATTACTCGGCAGTGAATGGCAGAGCGGTACGAGTTATGCCAAGTTTCGCGAAGGATATCTGAATACAAGTTATGTGACCATTAGCGGAATTTCTTCCTCAGGTAATGGGAATGATGAAATGAACGTCACGGCAACCATTACGGCGGATGAACGCGGGGACGGCGAATATGTGACCACGAAGTATAAGGTAACGTATCAGGTCGGTTACGAGAATGGTCAGCTAAAAATATTGCATGGCCAAGGGAAAAAGATAAAATAA
- a CDS encoding VOC family protein, whose translation MAVRAKQIFVNLPVKDLKKSVEFFTNVGFEFDANFTDESATCMIIGDNIYAMLLVEERFQSFISKDISNAASTAEVIVALSVDSREEVDTIVQAALDAGGKPYNDPQDHGFMYGWSFQDPDDHLWEVSYMDLSAFPTQE comes from the coding sequence GTGGCTGTTCGCGCCAAGCAGATTTTTGTCAATTTACCTGTCAAGGATTTGAAGAAATCGGTTGAGTTTTTTACCAACGTAGGATTTGAGTTTGATGCGAATTTTACAGATGAATCTGCTACCTGCATGATCATTGGGGACAACATTTATGCCATGCTGCTGGTGGAGGAACGGTTCCAATCCTTTATTTCGAAAGACATCTCGAATGCGGCGAGTACGGCAGAAGTCATTGTAGCCTTATCGGTAGATAGCCGCGAAGAGGTGGATACCATCGTCCAAGCTGCTCTGGATGCTGGCGGCAAGCCATATAATGATCCCCAGGATCATGGATTCATGTACGGATGGAGTTTTCAGGATCCCGATGATCACCTCTGGGAGGTTTCTTATATGGACCTTAGCGCATTTCCAACGCAAGAGTAG